A region from the Chitinophaga sp. Cy-1792 genome encodes:
- a CDS encoding RagB/SusD family nutrient uptake outer membrane protein: protein MKKLFFKSYIIAAISAATLATSCSKDFLSKQPQQSTDLNSTFIDMASGRASLNGIYSLMKGVNYYGRTLYVTADLMSDNAYLSSSNSKRYLQFDSYTTNATNSDASGMWNTLYQVVVNANLMLQAGNKLQVGSSDSTEKAQIMGEAYAIRALAYFDMMKLFAQPYNFTADGSHLGVPLVTTTTADAGAVISPARDQAGKVYTQIEADLVKAVAMIPATPVGYTLSGNKGRISLYGAKAILSRLYLYEGKWADAERLATEIITDNKYSLLAKDKLATDFQLENNSETIFEILYLTTDNLGTDAMVNFCLQGGSYGDMLASDDLYNQYDATDARRSFVVKGKRSGAENPAILINKYQNKSTYLEGMKVVRLAEVYLTRAEARSMQGKDAQAAADVDVIRTRSLGSVAATTATGDALLKIIKNERRKELCFEGHRLFDLTRWKQTFTKYKTGGASISITYPNTKTIMPIPLNEINANPNIAGQQNPDY, encoded by the coding sequence ATGAAGAAATTATTTTTCAAATCATATATCATAGCCGCAATCAGTGCTGCCACGCTGGCCACCAGCTGCAGTAAGGATTTCCTCAGTAAACAGCCGCAACAAAGCACCGACCTGAACAGCACCTTCATCGATATGGCCTCCGGACGTGCCAGTCTGAATGGTATCTACTCCCTGATGAAAGGCGTTAACTACTACGGCCGTACGCTGTATGTAACTGCCGACCTGATGTCGGACAATGCCTACCTCAGCTCCAGCAACTCAAAGCGCTACCTGCAATTCGACAGCTACACCACCAACGCTACCAATAGCGATGCATCCGGAATGTGGAATACCCTGTACCAGGTAGTCGTAAATGCCAACCTGATGTTGCAGGCAGGCAATAAATTGCAGGTAGGATCTTCCGACAGCACAGAGAAAGCGCAGATCATGGGAGAAGCCTATGCCATTCGTGCCCTCGCCTATTTCGATATGATGAAATTATTTGCGCAACCCTATAATTTCACTGCCGACGGCAGCCACCTGGGTGTACCTTTAGTAACCACCACCACTGCCGATGCCGGCGCTGTTATCTCTCCTGCAAGAGACCAGGCAGGTAAAGTATATACACAAATAGAAGCAGATCTCGTGAAGGCCGTTGCCATGATCCCGGCAACCCCGGTAGGTTATACGCTGAGTGGCAACAAAGGCCGTATATCTCTGTATGGCGCCAAAGCGATCTTATCCCGCTTATATTTATATGAAGGTAAATGGGCTGATGCAGAAAGACTGGCAACTGAGATTATTACCGACAATAAATATTCCCTGCTCGCAAAAGACAAGCTGGCAACAGATTTCCAGCTGGAAAACAATAGCGAAACTATCTTCGAGATCCTATATCTCACCACCGACAACCTGGGTACTGATGCCATGGTAAACTTCTGCCTGCAAGGTGGTAGTTATGGAGATATGCTCGCCTCGGATGACCTGTACAATCAGTATGATGCCACAGATGCCCGCAGAAGCTTTGTGGTAAAAGGTAAACGTAGTGGTGCAGAAAATCCTGCCATTCTGATCAACAAATACCAGAACAAAAGTACTTACCTGGAAGGTATGAAGGTAGTTCGGCTGGCAGAAGTATATCTTACCCGTGCGGAAGCACGCAGTATGCAGGGCAAAGATGCCCAGGCTGCTGCTGATGTGGATGTTATCCGTACCCGATCCCTCGGCAGCGTTGCGGCAACAACAGCCACCGGAGATGCTTTACTGAAGATTATCAAAAATGAGCGCCGCAAGGAATTATGCTTCGAAGGACATCGTTTATTCGACCTCACCCGCTGGAAGCAGACCTTCACCAAATACAAAACCGGCGGTGCTTCCATCAGTATTACCTATCCCAATACCAAGACGATCATGCCGATTCCATTGAATGAAATCAATGCCAATCCTAATATCGCCGGCCAGCAAAATCCTGATTACTGA
- a CDS encoding TonB-dependent receptor, with protein MNLLLNGKAMPLPVPLKLLMIMKWTAVFLCIAAVHVSAKGYSQKVTIASPSIRLQAIFKDIRKQTGMAFVYDKALLDKTYPVAIQAHNKEFADVLAECLNAQGLTFEVNSNIIVVKKMPPAGNAVLKNITTAVLGQVDVQGHITGPDGESVIGATIRLKGTQKATITNAEGNFTLNGIKDGSYTLEVSSIGYENYSKIITVGNENLKLNIALSKSVSGLNDVVVVAYGTQRKSTFTGSVSTLSTKQLEGSPRANIEDNLQGNVSGVVVSQGSGQPGAAPNVRIRGVGSITAGSSPLYVVDNIPLNSIDLNSFNANDIESMTVLKDAAAATLYGSRAANGVVIITTKKGKAGKTSFSATAQTGFTNVINSKDDKPLNTTEQLELFRESWVNAGKDINLFIPELVKQGIDTTVNTNWFNELTRTGQYQQFNLSASGGTEKTTYFLSAGYYDVKSPLLNSAFKRYNFNAKVNAQATERLSLSAGVLATVTKMNSVSDDGSNANPVRAYKRYEPWLRVYLPDGSYDLSYSNNYNPVAFTKENLHPSDRYDLLGNIGLKYKILRDLTFENQNSADFEYGEDLTWNKAGIGTARSNGGSADYSTKRALSLVSTNILRYMHDWGYHHFETFAGYEAQSVQSANIGLSKTNFIPNSTTLSNAAVLVDGTNTATSNSLTGIFSNIAYNYHSKYFLSASLRRDGSSRFGQDKKYGNFWSLGASWNVLSEEFMKDIDLFSQLRLRASYGTNGNQSIADFASRGLYTNTGSYNNSPGYYLTQYGNNNLTWEKNKPMNIGLDFAILKDRIQGTVEYYNRVTSALLLNMPVSATNGVTSITKNVGSVRNSGVELELNTYNIVSKNKNGFNWNTRATFSTLNNSITKLVSTMVSSPYIREQGGDYYQFYLVGFAGADPNNGEALFYTDATKTATTNDYTKAVRYKQGSALAKFVAGMTNTFDYKGFSFSFQLYGSFGNKVYDNWGTSTYTDGGSTFGPTAALNRYYYDNRWTAKGQTDKLPKVVYKGTAPSSSDRFLYDGTYIRLRDITLAYNLPANIMQHAKMNSARIYARATNPYTWVKDKRLTVDPEVGIEGQTDQSAPIFRTIVFGVDFRF; from the coding sequence ATGAATCTACTTTTAAACGGCAAAGCTATGCCGTTACCTGTACCACTAAAGCTGCTCATGATCATGAAATGGACTGCTGTTTTTCTCTGTATTGCGGCCGTACACGTAAGCGCCAAAGGCTATTCACAGAAAGTTACCATTGCCTCTCCTTCTATCAGATTGCAGGCAATCTTCAAGGACATCCGCAAACAAACCGGAATGGCCTTCGTATACGACAAAGCCCTGCTGGATAAAACCTATCCGGTAGCCATACAGGCACATAATAAAGAATTTGCAGATGTGCTGGCAGAATGCCTCAACGCACAGGGACTGACCTTTGAAGTAAACAGCAACATCATCGTAGTGAAGAAGATGCCTCCTGCGGGCAATGCTGTATTAAAAAACATTACCACCGCTGTACTGGGCCAGGTAGATGTACAAGGCCATATTACCGGCCCTGATGGCGAATCCGTAATCGGCGCCACCATTCGGCTGAAAGGTACCCAAAAGGCAACCATCACCAATGCAGAAGGTAACTTCACACTCAATGGTATCAAAGATGGCTCCTATACGCTGGAAGTCTCTTCTATCGGATATGAAAACTATTCAAAAATCATTACCGTAGGCAATGAGAACCTGAAGCTCAATATCGCACTGAGTAAAAGCGTCTCCGGCCTGAACGACGTGGTAGTAGTAGCGTATGGCACCCAACGCAAATCTACTTTCACCGGGTCCGTCAGCACACTCAGCACCAAACAGCTGGAAGGCTCTCCCAGGGCAAATATCGAAGATAACCTCCAGGGAAATGTCAGCGGTGTAGTCGTTTCTCAAGGCTCCGGCCAGCCAGGAGCTGCTCCCAACGTACGTATCCGTGGTGTAGGTTCTATTACTGCCGGCAGCTCCCCGTTGTATGTGGTAGATAATATCCCGCTGAACAGCATAGACCTCAACAGCTTCAATGCAAATGACATTGAGAGCATGACCGTACTGAAAGACGCTGCTGCTGCCACATTATATGGCTCCCGCGCGGCAAACGGCGTTGTCATCATCACCACCAAAAAAGGAAAAGCGGGTAAAACCAGCTTCTCTGCCACCGCACAAACAGGCTTTACGAATGTTATCAACTCAAAAGATGACAAGCCACTGAATACCACCGAACAGCTGGAGCTCTTCCGCGAAAGCTGGGTAAATGCCGGAAAAGACATCAACCTGTTCATACCTGAACTGGTAAAACAAGGCATTGACACGACGGTGAATACGAACTGGTTTAATGAGCTGACCAGAACCGGTCAGTACCAGCAATTCAATCTTTCTGCCAGCGGAGGCACAGAAAAAACAACCTATTTCCTCTCTGCAGGCTATTATGATGTCAAGTCTCCCCTGCTGAACAGCGCCTTCAAACGCTATAACTTCAACGCAAAGGTAAATGCACAGGCTACGGAACGACTCTCGTTATCAGCAGGCGTTCTTGCCACTGTTACCAAAATGAACAGTGTCAGCGATGATGGCAGCAATGCCAACCCGGTGAGAGCTTATAAAAGATATGAACCATGGCTACGTGTATACCTGCCTGATGGCTCCTATGACCTCAGCTACTCCAACAACTATAACCCGGTAGCATTTACAAAGGAAAACCTGCACCCGAGCGACCGCTACGACCTCCTGGGTAATATCGGCCTGAAATATAAAATCCTCCGCGATCTGACATTTGAAAATCAGAACAGTGCAGACTTTGAATATGGCGAAGATCTCACCTGGAACAAAGCTGGCATCGGTACGGCACGTTCTAATGGCGGTAGTGCCGACTATTCCACCAAACGCGCTCTCAGCCTTGTAAGCACCAACATCCTGCGCTATATGCACGACTGGGGCTATCACCATTTTGAAACATTTGCCGGATATGAAGCACAGTCTGTGCAGTCTGCCAACATAGGTCTGTCCAAAACCAACTTTATCCCTAACAGCACCACGCTGAGCAATGCAGCCGTTCTGGTAGATGGTACCAATACTGCTACCAGCAACTCACTCACAGGCATCTTCTCCAATATCGCCTATAACTACCATTCTAAATATTTCCTGTCAGCCTCCCTCCGCAGAGACGGTTCTTCCAGGTTCGGGCAGGACAAAAAATATGGTAATTTCTGGTCGCTGGGCGCTTCCTGGAATGTATTGTCTGAAGAATTCATGAAAGATATCGACCTGTTCTCACAGCTGCGCCTGCGCGCCAGCTATGGTACCAACGGTAATCAGAGCATCGCCGACTTCGCATCAAGAGGACTGTACACCAATACCGGTTCCTATAATAACAGTCCGGGTTACTACCTGACGCAATACGGCAACAATAACCTTACCTGGGAGAAAAACAAACCGATGAATATCGGTCTCGACTTCGCCATTTTAAAAGATCGTATCCAGGGTACCGTGGAATATTACAACCGTGTCACTTCGGCCTTACTGCTCAACATGCCGGTTTCCGCCACCAACGGTGTTACCAGCATCACCAAAAACGTGGGCTCCGTTCGCAACAGTGGTGTAGAACTGGAATTGAATACCTATAATATCGTATCTAAAAACAAAAATGGTTTTAACTGGAATACCCGGGCTACCTTCTCTACACTCAACAACAGCATTACCAAACTGGTAAGCACGATGGTGAGCAGCCCCTATATCAGGGAACAGGGTGGCGACTACTACCAGTTCTACCTGGTAGGTTTTGCCGGCGCCGATCCTAATAATGGGGAAGCACTTTTCTACACCGACGCCACCAAAACAGCCACCACCAATGACTATACGAAGGCTGTCCGCTACAAACAGGGCTCTGCACTGGCGAAATTCGTAGCCGGCATGACCAACACCTTTGATTATAAAGGATTCTCCTTCAGCTTCCAGTTATACGGTAGCTTCGGCAATAAAGTTTATGATAACTGGGGTACCAGCACCTATACAGATGGCGGCTCTACCTTCGGACCTACCGCTGCACTGAACCGTTATTATTATGACAACCGCTGGACAGCTAAAGGTCAGACAGACAAATTACCTAAAGTGGTATACAAAGGCACCGCTCCAAGTAGCTCCGACCGATTCCTGTATGACGGTACGTACATCCGTTTACGTGATATCACCCTGGCATACAACCTGCCGGCAAACATTATGCAGCATGCCAAAATGAATTCCGCCAGAATTTATGCAAGAGCTACCAACCCTTATACCTGGGTGAAAGATAAACGCCTGACCGTGGACCCGGAAGTGGGTATTGAAGGACAAACAGACCAGAGTGCGCCTATCTTCCGTACCATCGTATTTGGTGTAGATTTCAGATTCTAA
- a CDS encoding FecR family protein, whose protein sequence is MTIIEIKKLIPSLVKGTQTVAEQQAFEAWLQSAAPAELSEVMDLYYDALDGDDVIFMMPPDFPEKMHARMRNAIPAVRPLPKKKQYLRWAAAIALLISAGTALLLLNRKPAPPVAAKIIQPGTDKAILTLADGRTIELGHHKNDSLVHTGMQVIQLDSTSISYAGTSGDHHAFNTLTTPRGAQFQVVLPDGSHVWLNAVSSLRYPVAFSANDRTVELTGQAYFDVVPSTTPFIVKTGTTAIQVLGTDFDVMAYQEEGPVRTTLVKGSIAVTSANSRKQLQPGEQAAYDEKLKDLVVSHPSMEEVVAWKEGEFRFNGVSIIAIMRQLSRWYDVEIKYEGPLPTTAFSGTLPRKENVNQILYALEATEAAHFTIEGNTIIVRK, encoded by the coding sequence ATGACCATAATAGAGATAAAAAAATTAATACCATCGCTGGTAAAGGGAACGCAAACGGTAGCAGAACAGCAGGCTTTTGAAGCCTGGCTTCAATCTGCCGCCCCGGCGGAGCTGAGCGAGGTCATGGACCTGTATTATGATGCACTGGATGGCGATGACGTCATTTTCATGATGCCGCCGGATTTCCCGGAAAAAATGCACGCACGTATGCGCAACGCCATTCCGGCAGTAAGGCCATTACCAAAGAAAAAGCAGTACCTGCGCTGGGCGGCGGCCATCGCACTGCTGATCTCAGCTGGCACCGCACTGCTCCTGCTAAACCGGAAACCTGCACCTCCCGTTGCCGCAAAAATTATACAACCCGGTACCGATAAGGCTATACTCACCCTTGCCGATGGCCGCACCATAGAGCTGGGCCATCACAAAAATGACAGCCTTGTTCATACCGGTATGCAGGTAATTCAGCTGGACAGCACCAGTATCAGCTATGCAGGCACTTCAGGCGACCATCATGCTTTTAATACACTCACCACGCCGAGGGGAGCACAGTTCCAGGTTGTTTTGCCTGATGGCAGCCATGTATGGCTGAACGCTGTTTCCTCCCTTCGCTACCCGGTAGCTTTCAGCGCAAACGACCGCACCGTAGAGCTCACCGGGCAGGCCTATTTCGACGTAGTACCTTCCACCACTCCTTTCATCGTAAAAACCGGTACCACCGCCATTCAGGTGCTGGGTACCGACTTCGACGTAATGGCATACCAGGAAGAAGGACCTGTCAGGACCACACTTGTTAAAGGTAGTATTGCCGTTACGTCGGCCAATAGCCGTAAACAGCTGCAGCCCGGCGAACAGGCCGCCTACGATGAGAAATTAAAAGACCTGGTAGTATCACATCCTTCTATGGAGGAAGTAGTAGCCTGGAAAGAAGGAGAATTCAGGTTCAATGGCGTGAGTATCATCGCCATTATGCGCCAGCTATCCAGGTGGTATGATGTAGAAATAAAATATGAAGGCCCATTACCAACAACCGCCTTCAGCGGCACACTGCCAAGAAAAGAAAACGTAAATCAGATACTATATGCATTGGAAGCTACAGAAGCTGCACACTTTACTATCGAAGGAAACACCATCATAGTAAGAAAATAA
- a CDS encoding RNA polymerase sigma factor, which yields MGFIKVEGTDHIQEHVLLQRSADGDSQAFELLYTRYLPKLYHYIYRFTSLPDDDIMDICQDLFLKLWDRKELLITIRSLDVYLKRSGKNALLDRLKHGQFKVNLHKQYSLGKEEHRATTEELLQFSEYSQLAQQAILQLSPRKQEIFRLRMEQDMSLDEIAEFLHISKSRVKQSIYEAKDEIRLFLKQRGGLFLIIFFLHY from the coding sequence ATGGGATTTATCAAAGTTGAAGGGACAGACCACATTCAGGAGCATGTACTGCTACAGCGCTCTGCCGACGGCGATTCCCAGGCTTTTGAGCTATTATATACCCGTTATCTTCCTAAATTATATCATTATATCTACCGTTTTACCAGCCTGCCTGATGACGACATCATGGATATATGCCAGGATTTGTTTCTCAAACTCTGGGACAGGAAAGAACTGCTGATAACTATCAGGTCACTGGATGTATACCTGAAACGTTCGGGAAAAAATGCCTTGCTCGACCGGCTGAAACATGGCCAGTTTAAAGTAAATCTTCACAAACAGTACAGCCTGGGCAAGGAGGAGCACCGGGCCACCACTGAAGAATTACTGCAGTTTTCGGAATATAGTCAGCTTGCCCAACAGGCGATCCTCCAGCTTTCCCCAAGGAAACAGGAAATTTTCCGGTTAAGGATGGAACAGGATATGTCGCTGGATGAAATCGCCGAATTCCTTCACATTTCCAAATCACGGGTAAAACAATCCATTTACGAGGCTAAAGACGAGATCAGGCTATTCCTCAAACAACGCGGAGGCCTCTTCCTGATTATCTTTTTTCTCCATTACTAA
- a CDS encoding class I lanthipeptide has translation MKKKKISLAKKLSLNKLTVASMTQQQQKSLAGGINTQYCVTYDPQVTCESHPRPGYVCL, from the coding sequence ATGAAAAAGAAAAAAATCTCTCTGGCGAAAAAATTGTCGCTCAACAAACTGACTGTTGCTTCTATGACCCAACAACAGCAAAAATCACTGGCCGGCGGTATCAATACCCAGTATTGCGTTACCTATGATCCGCAGGTTACCTGTGAATCACATCCAAGACCAGGATACGTTTGCCTGTAA
- a CDS encoding class I lanthipeptide: MRKRKLPLEKKLSLSKETVAMLNAGHQQLIAGGMAIQPMADTVADTCATIPPGKKLCVLCQS, encoded by the coding sequence ATGAGAAAGAGAAAACTACCCCTGGAGAAAAAACTCTCCCTCAGCAAAGAAACAGTTGCTATGTTAAATGCCGGTCATCAACAGCTGATTGCCGGTGGTATGGCCATACAGCCAATGGCAGATACCGTAGCTGATACCTGCGCCACCATTCCTCCAGGTAAAAAACTCTGCGTTCTTTGCCAGTCCTGA
- a CDS encoding class I lanthipeptide, translating into MRKRKLSLEKKLSLNKETVTTLTASNQQQLAGGKALTLLPNCAYTAAETCVTIPPGQMYCIAC; encoded by the coding sequence ATGAGAAAAAGAAAACTTTCCCTGGAGAAAAAACTCTCTCTCAACAAAGAAACTGTTACCACGCTGACAGCTTCCAACCAACAGCAACTGGCTGGTGGTAAGGCATTGACCCTGCTGCCTAACTGCGCATATACTGCAGCTGAAACCTGTGTGACCATTCCTCCAGGCCAGATGTATTGCATCGCGTGCTAA
- a CDS encoding class I lanthipeptide yields the protein MKKKKVALNKKLLLKKETVAMLNDQQKIKLAGGMPLTWWSSCCVETDEVTCPAGCVR from the coding sequence ATGAAAAAGAAAAAAGTAGCACTCAACAAAAAATTGCTCCTGAAAAAGGAGACAGTAGCTATGCTGAACGATCAGCAGAAAATTAAACTGGCAGGTGGTATGCCACTGACCTGGTGGAGTTCCTGTTGTGTTGAAACAGATGAAGTTACCTGCCCTGCCGGTTGTGTAAGATAA
- a CDS encoding class I lanthipeptide produces MKKKQIDLSKKLMLGKQTIAQLNAGQQQQLQGGVQPTTTVETVIISSCRATSPAVGRPCCMIP; encoded by the coding sequence ATGAAAAAGAAACAGATCGATCTCAGTAAAAAACTGATGCTGGGCAAGCAAACAATCGCTCAGCTGAATGCAGGTCAACAGCAACAGTTACAAGGTGGTGTGCAACCTACCACTACCGTGGAAACCGTTATTATCTCCAGCTGCAGAGCTACCAGCCCGGCTGTAGGCCGTCCATGCTGTATGATCCCTTGA
- a CDS encoding lanthionine synthetase LanC family protein, translating into MHTLTSRLQNIYNDLIPLLEQQDYSADRAGSLFKGPWGALLYMFYYEQYIDQDADNAAALLEKIYAAYSPDEGLNYSFCNGHTGPYWLLDHLNRHEFLDMDMQHIAGDFITIAITQSRFHTEMKNFDFLHGSIGICNFMMSFADREDVREHLAWFTDQLMAVSKVTPQGRSLPIFYTYEQPAGEYVDAFSLAHGSCAALILLAKIYTAGIATDTCRQLAAESIDFILNHRLQVNDTGMNAMYPAILDGKYSSAHSRLAWCYGDLNVAWMLWYCGKTFNNAAWKNEALAVMHYNTRRLTHEAAGVMDNCICHGTSGIAAFYRKFWFETKDPAFLECATHWHNMAVSEVSFSEDNSKHGIKVWQGKDKEWEYAWDLLDGGAGVGLSLLSQLQDQPLMWDECFLLS; encoded by the coding sequence ATGCATACACTAACATCCCGACTCCAAAACATCTACAATGACCTTATCCCGCTGCTGGAGCAGCAGGATTATAGTGCAGACAGGGCTGGCAGCCTTTTTAAAGGGCCGTGGGGCGCATTGCTGTACATGTTTTATTATGAACAGTATATCGACCAGGATGCCGATAACGCGGCAGCACTGCTGGAAAAAATATATGCTGCCTACTCACCGGATGAAGGCCTGAATTATTCCTTCTGCAACGGCCATACCGGCCCTTACTGGCTACTCGACCATCTTAACCGCCACGAATTCCTCGATATGGACATGCAACATATCGCCGGTGATTTTATAACGATAGCCATTACCCAGAGCAGGTTTCATACGGAAATGAAAAATTTCGACTTTCTGCATGGCAGCATTGGCATATGTAATTTCATGATGTCTTTTGCTGACAGGGAGGATGTACGCGAGCACCTGGCCTGGTTTACGGACCAGTTAATGGCTGTCAGCAAGGTAACTCCCCAGGGAAGAAGTCTGCCTATTTTTTATACCTATGAACAACCAGCAGGTGAATACGTAGATGCTTTCAGTTTGGCCCACGGCAGCTGTGCCGCACTGATCCTGCTGGCCAAGATATATACTGCGGGCATCGCCACGGATACCTGCCGCCAGCTGGCAGCGGAAAGTATTGACTTTATCCTGAACCATCGGCTACAGGTCAATGATACCGGCATGAATGCCATGTACCCGGCCATCCTGGATGGGAAATACTCCAGCGCACATAGCCGCCTGGCCTGGTGTTATGGCGACCTGAATGTGGCATGGATGCTCTGGTACTGTGGCAAGACATTCAATAACGCTGCCTGGAAAAATGAAGCGCTGGCGGTCATGCACTATAACACCCGACGCCTGACCCATGAAGCGGCTGGTGTGATGGACAACTGCATCTGTCACGGCACCAGCGGTATTGCAGCATTCTATCGTAAGTTCTGGTTCGAAACAAAAGATCCTGCTTTCCTGGAATGTGCCACGCACTGGCATAACATGGCTGTCAGCGAGGTTTCTTTTTCCGAAGATAACAGCAAGCATGGTATCAAAGTATGGCAGGGAAAAGATAAGGAATGGGAATATGCCTGGGACCTGCTCGATGGCGGTGCCGGCGTTGGATTGTCGCTGCTGTCGCAGCTCCAGGACCAGCCCCTCATGTGGGATGAATGTTTCCTGCTGTCCTGA